From one Deinococcus sp. JMULE3 genomic stretch:
- a CDS encoding NfeD family protein codes for MTEFLHVALSFPTAPWTALLTVIAAAALLALLGAIDGISGGGEGLLDSLLVRVGLNGVPLLPVALALTLTGWLTCYLGQLLLLPLVAPAGRGPVAVALLLGSAVLGALAARAVARPLRRFVQGQDALARTQLLGRVAVVESGTLAASGRVSVQDGGAGLMLDARSDGDTLLRGERVILVEHDPATHIFTVRRADPTHS; via the coding sequence ATGACCGAGTTCCTGCACGTGGCGCTGTCCTTCCCGACCGCGCCCTGGACCGCCCTGCTGACGGTGATCGCGGCGGCGGCGCTGCTGGCCCTGCTCGGCGCCATCGACGGTATCTCCGGTGGAGGCGAAGGGCTGCTCGACAGCCTGCTCGTGCGGGTCGGCCTGAACGGCGTGCCGCTGCTGCCGGTCGCGCTGGCCCTGACCCTGACCGGCTGGCTGACCTGCTACCTGGGCCAGCTGCTGCTCCTGCCGCTCGTCGCCCCCGCGGGGCGCGGCCCTGTGGCCGTTGCGTTGCTGCTCGGTTCCGCGGTGCTCGGCGCGCTGGCCGCGCGGGCGGTCGCGCGACCCCTGCGGCGCTTCGTGCAGGGGCAGGACGCCCTGGCGCGCACGCAACTGCTGGGCCGCGTGGCGGTCGTCGAGTCCGGCACGCTCGCCGCCTCTGGCCGCGTGAGCGTCCAGGACGGCGGCGCGGGCCTGATGCTCGACGCCCGCAGCGACGGCGACACCCTGCTGCGCGGCGAACGCGTGATCCTCGTGGAGCACGACCCGGCCACCCACATCTTCACCGTCCGCCGCGCCGACCCGACCCATTCCTGA
- a CDS encoding DNA repair ATPase, whose protein sequence is MTQEPTPGAGAPGTETGGSFEVLRRRLDALGAQVRAAAEGLNAARVAEYGDSRLSLLGRAHIRTAQASVGRDLVQVGDVMLFGFNVTHGLKARTELADVFALYRLTHEGGAFDVQPAALEGSFLTDPAFVRDFEELYAYYRHARLLQLEIRAGRLLASFQIGERLTDRRVFRWDLTGEGARYLDARGERDLSPLPPFDFEWTRAGRDQEVSGRFPHLNILDTLFVETAGGTLTVKVENNTETGEGIYSEPVEERTQGLDDATFEFARVGRLILLRVLPYREKTWRGLIFDTLTGRVTREDAITRGCVQLPEEHGIVFPGGYYLPGGEHRAFEGFTPGMALDRVVRSPNGEDVLFVFYDQDSGRSALLVYNLIRREVQTPISAHGDAALPDGRMVLFQAEAEPTQVHAVQVWQTPFTSDVFAAQRPPGTSFLGRLGNAELVRGVSNLLALARAAQTPEVTAAQYAALAEQARRLPDTHHWLDDEHTGGARTLLRDVTAAAEAVLDEFEKVQALRAQAAQTLADVQGAVRRRLTTLDPEGWRSLPEFVTALAELTALRARLLTVRETRSIDVGAVDALLADVQAAHARVGGATGSYLADPAALAPFHAQLDTLNAQVEAAGTTRELAAALDTLGTLATELDVLSDLLGSLPAEDPVQRTQVVEGVSALYGRLNGVRARAEGQRRSLGSGELTARFAAQLALLAQTVTGALGTADTPEKAEEGLSRALLALEELEGQFGEHEAFLPDILARREETVEAFESRRQALLDERQRRAQGVADAADRILAGLPARAARLSDQDALNGFFAGDALVLKLRDLTLKLTELGDSVRAGDIEARLKAARDQALRTLRDRADLEGDGGALIRLGRHRFSVNTQALDLTLLPRGDHLALHLTGTQFMEPLRDPVLDAGRAYWDVTLESESPDLSRAEFLAGEVLAAARAGQEGLTLDALRSMTPDARAGLVATFAAARYRQGFQRGVHDHDAALILNALLPLLDAAGPLVAPPGARALAAAFWAQADATWAARLTSARAVQALLGSGAALADARTALEGALREFLTRVPLPVPDTVIPEAAAFLTEAAPDAGGAFPFTQAAADLNAALDGQLRAAGQPDALRVSLDALRDDPAQAWTLTRAWLDALTGRDDTRALARFVPEAVALRLYGDTLRAQSRAVTLDATVTGLLSDHPRLQGGTLHLQADDLLARLATHARTFLPGLQAFQAQRQTVLTRERARLRLAEFQPRPLTSFVRNRLITDVYLPLIGDNLAKQIGAAGDGKRSDLMGLLLLISPPGYGKTTLMEYVAHRLGLVFVRVNGPSLGHAVRSLDPAQAPDAASRQELEKLNLALEMGGNVMLYVDDIQHTHPEFLQKFIALTDGTRRIEGVWNGEARTYDLRGRRFAVVMAGNPYTETGEVFRIPDMLANRADVYNLGDVLGGMQDAFLLSYVENSLTSNAVLAPLAGRDLTDIPKLVARAQGHEDPGELSHPYSEAELTEILATLRLLLRARDTLARVNAAYIASAAQADRDRTEPPFKLQGSYRNMNKIAEKLSPVMNDAELDGVIGDHYRGEAQLLTTGAEENLLKLAELRGTLTPEQAARWAQIRENYARERRMGAADGDTGARMVAQLADIAGGLDRLSLPQPASRVAPSAAPAEPLAAQLQPLLAPLIAALRERPAPTVQLPDADPPGDAITPLIAALASVVQGQQTTNAAVQELAEVIRKRQNVMRPLGGPPGGGRHEGS, encoded by the coding sequence ATGACGCAGGAACCAACGCCGGGTGCGGGCGCACCGGGAACCGAGACGGGCGGGAGCTTCGAGGTGCTGCGCCGCCGCCTGGACGCGCTGGGCGCCCAGGTGCGCGCGGCTGCCGAGGGGCTGAACGCCGCGCGCGTCGCGGAGTACGGCGACAGCCGCCTGAGCCTGCTGGGCCGGGCGCACATCCGCACCGCGCAGGCCAGCGTGGGTCGGGATCTGGTGCAGGTCGGGGACGTGATGCTGTTCGGCTTCAACGTCACGCACGGCCTGAAGGCCCGCACGGAACTGGCGGACGTGTTCGCGCTGTACCGCCTGACGCATGAGGGCGGCGCGTTCGACGTGCAGCCTGCCGCGCTGGAGGGGTCGTTCCTGACCGATCCGGCGTTCGTGCGGGACTTCGAGGAACTGTACGCGTACTACCGGCACGCGCGGCTGCTGCAACTGGAGATCCGCGCGGGGCGGCTGCTGGCGTCGTTCCAGATCGGGGAGCGCCTGACCGACCGGCGGGTGTTCCGCTGGGACCTGACCGGGGAGGGCGCGCGGTACCTCGACGCGCGCGGTGAGCGGGACCTCAGCCCGCTGCCGCCCTTCGATTTCGAGTGGACCCGCGCCGGGCGCGATCAGGAGGTCAGCGGGCGCTTTCCGCACCTGAACATCCTGGACACGCTGTTCGTGGAGACGGCGGGCGGCACGCTGACCGTGAAGGTCGAGAACAACACCGAGACCGGTGAGGGCATCTACAGCGAGCCCGTCGAGGAGCGCACGCAGGGTCTGGACGACGCGACCTTCGAGTTTGCGCGGGTGGGCCGCCTGATCCTCCTGCGCGTGCTGCCGTACCGCGAGAAGACGTGGCGCGGCCTGATCTTCGACACGCTGACCGGGCGGGTCACGCGCGAGGACGCGATCACGCGCGGCTGCGTGCAGCTGCCCGAGGAGCACGGGATCGTCTTCCCCGGCGGGTATTACCTGCCGGGCGGCGAGCACCGCGCCTTCGAGGGCTTCACGCCCGGCATGGCGCTCGACCGCGTCGTGCGCAGCCCGAACGGCGAGGACGTGCTGTTCGTCTTCTACGATCAGGACTCGGGCCGCAGCGCCCTGCTGGTGTACAACCTGATCCGCCGCGAGGTGCAGACGCCCATCAGCGCCCACGGGGACGCCGCGCTGCCCGACGGGCGCATGGTGCTGTTCCAGGCGGAGGCCGAACCCACCCAGGTGCACGCGGTGCAGGTGTGGCAGACGCCCTTCACGAGCGACGTGTTCGCCGCGCAGCGCCCGCCCGGCACGTCCTTCCTGGGGCGGCTGGGGAACGCGGAACTCGTGCGGGGCGTGTCGAACCTGCTCGCCCTGGCCCGGGCCGCGCAGACGCCGGAGGTCACCGCTGCCCAGTACGCCGCGCTGGCCGAGCAGGCCCGCCGCCTGCCGGACACGCACCACTGGCTCGACGACGAGCACACGGGCGGCGCGCGCACGCTGCTGCGCGACGTCACCGCCGCTGCCGAGGCGGTCCTCGACGAGTTCGAGAAGGTGCAGGCCCTGCGCGCCCAGGCGGCCCAGACCCTCGCGGACGTGCAGGGGGCGGTCCGCCGCCGCCTGACGACCCTCGACCCGGAGGGGTGGCGCAGCCTGCCGGAGTTCGTGACCGCCCTGGCCGAACTGACCGCGCTGCGCGCCCGCCTGCTGACGGTGCGCGAGACCCGCTCCATCGACGTGGGCGCCGTGGACGCCCTGCTGGCGGACGTGCAGGCCGCGCACGCGCGGGTGGGCGGCGCGACCGGCAGCTACCTCGCGGACCCGGCGGCCCTGGCCCCGTTCCACGCGCAGCTCGACACGCTGAACGCGCAGGTGGAGGCGGCGGGCACCACCCGCGAGCTCGCCGCGGCGCTGGACACGCTGGGCACCCTGGCGACCGAACTGGACGTCCTGTCGGACCTGCTGGGCTCGCTGCCCGCCGAGGACCCGGTGCAGCGCACCCAGGTCGTTGAGGGCGTCTCGGCGCTGTACGGCCGCCTGAACGGCGTGCGCGCCCGCGCCGAGGGGCAGCGCCGTAGCCTGGGCAGCGGGGAACTCACCGCGCGCTTCGCGGCGCAGCTGGCGCTGCTCGCGCAGACCGTCACGGGTGCGCTCGGCACCGCCGACACGCCTGAAAAGGCCGAGGAGGGCCTGTCCCGCGCGCTGCTGGCTCTGGAAGAGCTGGAAGGGCAGTTCGGGGAGCACGAGGCGTTCCTGCCGGACATCCTCGCCCGGCGCGAGGAGACCGTCGAAGCCTTCGAGTCCCGCCGTCAGGCCCTGCTTGACGAGAGGCAGCGCCGCGCGCAGGGCGTCGCGGACGCTGCCGACCGCATTCTGGCGGGCCTCCCGGCGCGCGCGGCGCGCCTGAGCGATCAGGACGCCCTGAACGGCTTCTTCGCCGGGGACGCGCTCGTACTGAAACTGCGCGACCTCACCCTGAAACTGACTGAACTGGGCGACAGCGTCCGCGCCGGGGACATCGAGGCCCGCCTGAAGGCCGCGCGCGATCAGGCGCTGCGCACCCTGCGTGACCGCGCCGACCTGGAAGGGGACGGCGGCGCGCTGATCCGCCTGGGCCGCCACCGCTTCAGCGTGAACACGCAGGCACTGGACCTGACGCTGTTGCCGCGCGGCGATCACCTGGCGCTGCACCTGACCGGCACGCAGTTCATGGAGCCGCTGCGCGACCCGGTCCTCGACGCGGGCCGCGCGTACTGGGACGTGACGCTGGAGAGCGAATCCCCGGACCTGTCCCGCGCGGAATTCCTGGCCGGGGAGGTCCTGGCCGCCGCGCGGGCGGGGCAGGAGGGCCTGACCCTGGACGCGCTGCGCAGCATGACGCCGGACGCGCGGGCCGGACTGGTCGCCACGTTCGCCGCCGCCCGCTACCGCCAGGGCTTCCAGCGGGGCGTGCACGACCACGACGCGGCGCTGATCCTGAACGCGCTGCTGCCCCTGCTGGACGCCGCGGGGCCGCTCGTCGCCCCGCCGGGCGCGCGCGCGCTGGCCGCCGCGTTCTGGGCGCAGGCCGACGCGACCTGGGCGGCGCGCCTGACGTCCGCGCGGGCGGTGCAGGCCCTGCTGGGCAGCGGCGCGGCCCTCGCGGACGCCCGCACGGCGCTGGAGGGCGCGCTGCGTGAATTCCTGACCCGCGTGCCCCTTCCTGTTCCTGACACCGTGATTCCGGAGGCCGCCGCGTTCCTGACCGAGGCTGCACCGGACGCAGGCGGCGCGTTCCCGTTCACGCAGGCCGCCGCCGACCTGAACGCCGCGCTGGACGGGCAGCTGCGCGCCGCTGGGCAGCCCGACGCCCTGCGCGTCAGCCTGGACGCCCTGCGGGACGACCCGGCGCAGGCTTGGACCTTGACGCGCGCGTGGCTGGACGCCCTGACCGGCCGGGACGACACCCGCGCCCTGGCACGCTTCGTGCCCGAGGCGGTGGCGCTGCGCCTTTACGGGGACACCCTGCGCGCCCAGTCGCGAGCGGTCACGCTGGACGCGACCGTCACCGGCCTCCTGAGCGACCACCCGCGCCTCCAGGGCGGCACGCTGCACCTCCAGGCAGACGACCTGCTCGCCCGCCTTGCCACGCACGCCCGCACTTTCCTACCGGGCCTTCAGGCCTTCCAGGCGCAGCGGCAGACCGTGCTGACCCGAGAACGGGCGCGGCTGCGCCTCGCGGAATTCCAGCCGCGCCCGCTGACGTCCTTCGTGCGCAACCGCCTGATCACCGACGTGTACCTCCCGCTGATCGGGGACAACCTCGCCAAGCAGATCGGCGCGGCCGGGGACGGCAAACGCAGCGACCTGATGGGCCTGCTGCTGCTCATCTCGCCGCCCGGCTACGGCAAGACCACCCTGATGGAATACGTCGCGCACCGCCTGGGCCTCGTGTTCGTGCGCGTCAACGGCCCCAGCCTGGGCCACGCCGTGCGCTCCCTCGACCCGGCGCAGGCCCCGGACGCCGCCAGCCGCCAGGAACTGGAGAAACTCAATCTCGCGCTGGAGATGGGCGGGAACGTCATGCTGTACGTGGACGACATCCAGCACACCCACCCGGAATTCCTGCAGAAATTCATCGCCCTGACCGACGGCACCCGCCGCATCGAGGGCGTCTGGAACGGCGAGGCGCGCACCTACGACCTGCGCGGGCGGCGCTTCGCGGTCGTCATGGCCGGGAACCCCTACACGGAGACCGGCGAGGTGTTCCGCATTCCCGACATGCTCGCCAACCGCGCCGACGTGTACAACCTCGGCGACGTGCTCGGCGGCATGCAGGACGCCTTCCTGCTCTCGTACGTGGAGAACAGCCTCACCAGCAATGCCGTGCTCGCGCCGCTTGCCGGGCGGGACCTGACCGACATTCCGAAGCTCGTCGCGCGCGCACAGGGCCACGAGGACCCCGGCGAGCTGTCGCACCCGTACAGCGAGGCGGAACTCACGGAGATCCTCGCCACGCTGCGCCTGCTGCTGCGCGCCCGCGACACCCTGGCCCGCGTGAACGCCGCGTACATCGCCAGCGCCGCCCAGGCCGACCGCGACCGGACCGAACCGCCCTTCAAGCTCCAGGGCAGCTACCGCAACATGAACAAGATCGCCGAGAAGCTCAGCCCGGTCATGAACGACGCGGAACTCGACGGCGTGATCGGCGACCACTACCGCGGCGAGGCGCAGCTCCTCACGACCGGCGCGGAGGAGAACCTCCTGAAGCTCGCCGAACTGCGCGGCACGCTGACCCCCGAGCAGGCCGCGCGCTGGGCGCAGATCCGCGAGAACTACGCCCGCGAACGCCGCATGGGCGCCGCCGATGGCGACACCGGCGCGCGGATGGTCGCGCAGCTGGCCGACATCGCGGGCGGCCTGGACCGCCTGAGTCTGCCCCAACCGGCCTCTCGGGTTGCGCCGTCCGCCGCTCCGGCCGAGCCGCTGGCCGCGCAACTTCAGCCCCTGCTGGCCCCGCTGATCGCCGCCCTGCGCGAACGACCGGCTCCCACGGTCCAGTTGCCGGATGCCGACCCGCCGGGCGACGCCATCACCCCGCTCATTGCCGCCCTGGCCAGCGTCGTGCAGGGCCAGCAGACCACCAACGCCGCCGTGCAGGAACTGGCCGAGGTCATCCGAAAGCGGCAGAACGTGATGCGGCCCCTGGGCGGCCCGCCCGGTGGGGGGCGGCACGAGGGCAGCTGA